Proteins encoded in a region of the Pigmentiphaga litoralis genome:
- a CDS encoding LVIVD repeat-containing protein → MSAHPPLTQNINRLSRLELPGAGQVTVQGHHAYVGHIPNKAGLGTSILDVSDPRNPRIVSQIMLDDPESHTHKARVVGDIMIVNNERNMTLIGRKADELPGLRIKLRDRLGRDATHAELADALNVREVDIPAVEAAEKQPYDRGGFKIYDVSDKTRPRLLCHQKTGGIGVHRFDMDENYAYISTEMAGYIGNILVIYDIRNPSTPQEVSRWWIPGQHLAGGETPTWNGRRTRLHHALRYGDELWAGLWHGGVGIIDIRDITKPTTLGMYNYHPPFPEPSHTFMPLEKPIGGRRIALAIDEEDHAHDAEELDRRKGRPHGCLWVMDVTDPANIKALSSYEVSELDSPWSRATPGRFGAHQFQEQRRGTMVYCAWFAGGLRVVDVADPMSPREVGYFIPDPAEGRAAPQTNDVFVDDDNRIYMVDRYAGFDILEHAR, encoded by the coding sequence GTGTCCGCCCACCCGCCGCTTACGCAGAACATCAACCGCCTGTCGCGCCTGGAGCTGCCCGGCGCGGGCCAGGTGACCGTGCAGGGTCACCATGCCTATGTGGGTCACATCCCGAACAAGGCCGGGCTGGGCACCAGCATCCTGGACGTGTCGGACCCGCGCAACCCGCGCATCGTCAGCCAGATCATGCTGGACGATCCGGAATCGCACACCCACAAGGCGCGCGTGGTGGGCGACATCATGATCGTGAACAACGAACGCAACATGACGCTGATCGGGCGCAAGGCGGACGAATTGCCGGGGCTGCGGATCAAGCTGCGCGATCGCCTGGGCCGGGACGCGACACACGCCGAACTGGCGGATGCGCTGAACGTGCGCGAGGTGGATATCCCCGCGGTCGAGGCGGCCGAAAAGCAGCCGTACGATCGCGGCGGCTTCAAGATCTATGACGTGTCGGACAAGACCCGCCCTCGCCTGCTGTGTCATCAGAAGACCGGCGGGATTGGCGTGCACCGTTTCGACATGGACGAAAATTATGCGTATATCTCTACGGAAATGGCCGGCTATATCGGCAACATCCTGGTGATCTATGACATCCGCAATCCCTCAACGCCGCAGGAAGTCTCGCGCTGGTGGATTCCGGGCCAGCACCTGGCGGGCGGCGAAACGCCCACGTGGAATGGCCGCCGCACCCGGCTGCATCATGCGCTGCGGTATGGCGACGAGTTGTGGGCGGGCCTGTGGCATGGCGGGGTCGGGATCATCGACATTCGCGACATCACCAAGCCCACGACCCTGGGCATGTACAACTATCATCCGCCCTTCCCCGAACCGTCGCATACCTTCATGCCGCTGGAAAAGCCGATAGGCGGACGGCGCATTGCACTGGCGATCGACGAGGAAGACCATGCGCACGATGCCGAGGAACTGGACCGCCGCAAAGGCCGGCCGCATGGCTGTCTGTGGGTGATGGACGTGACGGACCCGGCCAACATCAAGGCGCTGTCGAGCTACGAGGTGAGCGAGCTGGATTCGCCGTGGAGCCGCGCGACGCCCGGACGGTTTGGTGCCCATCAGTTCCAGGAACAGCGCCGCGGCACGATGGTGTATTGCGCGTGGTTCGCGGGCGGCTTGCGGGTGGTGGACGTGGCCGACCCGATGTCACCGCGCGAAGTAGGCTACTTCATTCCGGACCCGGCCGAGGGCCGCGCCGCGCCCCAGACCAATGACGTTTTCGTTGACGATGACAACCGGATCTACATGGTGGACCGGTACGCCGGGTTCGACATTCTTGAGCATGCTCGATAA
- a CDS encoding PdxA family dehydrogenase, whose translation MTAGARKRIAIALGDANGIGPEIAVKAALALRDEPVDVVLVGDAYVLQAQLDRMGEGADAVTIADVPALPRDAFLPGQVRAEAGAATVAYVRAAVEMAQRGEVDAVVGCPHSETSIHQAGISFSGYPGLIAELTGTASDQVFLLLVCPELKIGHVTLHEPLTTALARLTPDLVVDAAVAVADAMGALGIRNPRIGVFGINPHAGEDGLFGTEDETITKPAVARLRERGLQVDGPIGADLLLSQRKHDVYLAMYHDQGHIPVKLLSPLQSSALSVGGGVFFSSVGHGCAFDIAGRGVADATATIRTVRSLAGLRG comes from the coding sequence ATGACGGCCGGCGCGCGCAAACGGATCGCGATCGCGCTGGGCGACGCCAACGGCATCGGTCCGGAAATCGCCGTCAAGGCGGCCCTGGCCTTGCGCGATGAACCCGTCGACGTGGTGCTGGTGGGTGACGCCTACGTGCTGCAAGCCCAGCTGGACCGCATGGGGGAGGGCGCCGATGCCGTCACCATTGCGGACGTGCCCGCCTTGCCGCGCGATGCCTTCCTGCCGGGCCAGGTGCGTGCCGAAGCGGGCGCGGCCACCGTGGCCTATGTGCGTGCGGCGGTCGAGATGGCGCAGCGGGGCGAGGTGGACGCCGTGGTCGGCTGCCCGCATTCGGAAACGTCCATCCACCAGGCCGGCATTTCGTTTTCGGGCTATCCGGGACTGATCGCCGAGCTGACCGGCACCGCGTCCGACCAGGTGTTCCTGCTGCTGGTCTGCCCGGAACTGAAGATTGGCCATGTCACGCTGCACGAACCGCTGACCACGGCATTGGCGCGGCTGACTCCCGACCTGGTCGTGGATGCGGCCGTGGCCGTGGCCGACGCCATGGGCGCGCTGGGTATTCGGAATCCGCGCATCGGCGTCTTCGGCATCAACCCGCATGCGGGCGAAGACGGCTTGTTCGGCACCGAAGACGAGACCATTACCAAACCCGCTGTGGCGCGACTGCGCGAGCGCGGCCTGCAGGTGGATGGCCCCATTGGCGCCGACCTGCTGCTGTCGCAGCGCAAGCACGATGTTTACCTCGCGATGTATCACGACCAGGGCCACATCCCGGTCAAGCTGCTCAGCCCCCTGCAGTCAAGCGCGCTGTCGGTCGGCGGCGGCGTTTTCTTCAGCAGCGTGGGCCACGGCTGCGCCTTCGACATTGCCGGACGCGGCGTGGCCGATGCCACCGCCACGATCCGCACCGTGCGATCGCTGGCCGGCCTGCGCGGCTGA
- a CDS encoding MarR family winged helix-turn-helix transcriptional regulator — MREFHDRSAQLLNRILAPHGTTLPRMMMLMFIHRAGSARSIDLMAAFPFAPRTITESIDSLETKGLVTRTPDLKDRRSKRIELTDEGRAKLVRILPIIYRFGEDLFGTMADEELDAVAAMFDRLNARVAEIEAALPK; from the coding sequence ATGCGTGAGTTCCATGACCGAAGCGCGCAGCTGCTCAATCGCATCCTTGCGCCGCACGGCACCACCCTGCCCCGGATGATGATGTTGATGTTCATCCATCGGGCCGGATCTGCGCGATCGATCGACCTGATGGCGGCCTTTCCGTTTGCGCCGCGCACAATCACCGAATCCATCGACAGTCTGGAAACCAAGGGTCTGGTCACGCGAACGCCCGACCTGAAGGATCGCCGCTCGAAGCGGATCGAATTGACGGATGAAGGACGCGCGAAGCTGGTCCGCATCCTGCCGATCATCTATCGGTTCGGAGAAGACTTGTTTGGCACGATGGCCGATGAAGAACTCGACGCCGTGGCCGCCATGTTCGACCGGCTGAATGCGCGCGTGGCCGAGATCGAGGCCGCGCTGCCCAAATAA
- the sctB gene encoding type III secretion system translocon subunit SctB — protein sequence MSDHPTPLNDDELAKVVGGAGATPSTRLDETSTTDMHSVMKLFQDVAQQSRDSARETRSAEMASQIEGLKQTANDMRDTAHDRMQAAVMAGSMSIAGGMVQSGLAGLGSSLSSGKGAMADTSHDALSAKAGLAHEATAMSSTPQQAGDMQKQMMDVIKDVKDKMSAIEQSRTDTLRNISRGGV from the coding sequence ATGTCCGACCACCCGACCCCATTGAACGACGACGAACTTGCCAAGGTCGTCGGAGGCGCGGGCGCCACGCCATCAACCAGGCTGGACGAGACGTCGACGACGGACATGCACAGCGTCATGAAACTGTTTCAGGACGTGGCCCAGCAATCGCGCGATTCCGCGCGCGAAACCCGCAGCGCCGAGATGGCGTCGCAGATCGAGGGACTGAAACAGACGGCCAACGACATGCGCGACACCGCCCATGACCGCATGCAAGCCGCCGTCATGGCCGGCAGCATGAGTATTGCTGGCGGGATGGTGCAGAGCGGTCTGGCCGGACTGGGTTCAAGCCTTTCGTCGGGTAAAGGCGCGATGGCCGATACGTCGCACGATGCGCTCAGCGCCAAGGCGGGGCTCGCTCACGAGGCCACTGCCATGAGTTCGACGCCGCAGCAGGCGGGCGACATGCAGAAGCAGATGATGGATGTGATCAAGGACGTGAAAGACAAGATGTCCGCGATCGAGCAGAGCCGCACGGACACCCTGCGCAACATCTCGCGCGGCGGCGTCTAG
- a CDS encoding 2Fe-2S iron-sulfur cluster-binding protein gives MAHTIQIADHGIAFAADPSRSVLDNALAAGYEIPYSCRSGICGSCRGKVIAGDVRGGSGVGVLGDDERREGHVLLCQAQACSDLTLAVRDIEKRNPDATRSIKAKVHKLTQAAPDVTIVHLRFPAGTKVRFKAGQYLHARLEDGTVRHYSMANPPQQNDGVELHIRHVAGGRFTAHLAGEMQVGHTLDVTLPFGDFTVRDATGKPMILLASGTGFAPVKAMVEDAIKRKATRPMTLYWGARKAPDVYLADLPAKWAQKHSWFTFVPVLSEGDGVPGHRTGFVHQAVLDDHASLAGHEVYACGSPAMIQAARQAFVDERGLPRDAFFCDAFVPAVMPDEVFTPA, from the coding sequence ATGGCACACACCATCCAGATCGCCGATCACGGCATTGCGTTCGCCGCCGATCCGTCGCGCTCGGTGCTCGACAACGCACTGGCCGCCGGCTACGAGATCCCGTATTCCTGTCGCAGCGGCATCTGCGGCAGTTGCCGCGGCAAGGTCATTGCGGGCGACGTACGCGGCGGCAGCGGCGTGGGCGTGCTGGGCGACGACGAACGTCGCGAAGGCCACGTATTGCTGTGTCAGGCGCAGGCCTGTTCCGACCTGACCCTCGCGGTGCGGGACATCGAAAAGCGCAATCCCGACGCCACCAGATCCATCAAGGCCAAGGTCCACAAACTGACGCAGGCGGCCCCCGACGTGACGATCGTGCACCTGCGCTTTCCGGCGGGCACCAAGGTGCGCTTTAAGGCTGGCCAGTACCTGCACGCGCGGCTGGAAGACGGCACCGTGCGGCACTATTCGATGGCCAATCCGCCGCAGCAGAATGACGGCGTCGAGCTGCATATCCGTCATGTGGCGGGCGGTCGTTTCACCGCGCACCTGGCAGGCGAGATGCAGGTGGGCCACACGCTGGACGTGACCCTGCCGTTCGGCGACTTTACGGTGCGTGATGCCACCGGCAAGCCCATGATCCTGCTGGCCAGCGGCACCGGCTTTGCACCGGTCAAGGCGATGGTTGAAGACGCCATCAAACGCAAGGCGACCCGGCCCATGACGCTGTACTGGGGCGCGCGCAAGGCCCCCGATGTGTACCTGGCGGACCTGCCCGCGAAGTGGGCGCAGAAGCATTCGTGGTTCACGTTCGTGCCGGTGCTGTCGGAAGGGGATGGTGTGCCGGGCCACCGCACCGGCTTCGTTCACCAGGCCGTGCTGGACGACCACGCCAGCCTGGCCGGACACGAGGTCTATGCCTGCGGATCACCCGCCATGATCCAGGCCGCGCGGCAGGCCTTCGTGGACGAACGCGGCCTGCCACGCGACGCCTTCTTCTGCGACGCGTTCGTGCCGGCAGTGATGCCCGACGAGGTGTTCACGCCGGCGTGA
- a CDS encoding aldo/keto reductase has product MPLSNYRALGRSGLAVSPLALGTMTFGAARWGSGQDESRKVFDAYVDGGGNFIDTADVYSGGECETMLGNFVADRNNRDDLVIATKAGFSTSTGPHRGGNGAKHVHAAVDASLRRLRLDHVDLFWLHVWDSVTPAEELLETVTALVRSGKARYWGISNAPAWFVAKLAALAAAHGAPRPIALQYFYSLANRDIEEEFVPLAADAGMAIVPWSPLAFGFLAGKYDRATVESAAPRAAGLPRDAAQAGQARPDADKRLDGANPFGDTLFTERNWRIADVLRNVASEAGHSMAAVALAWVAGRPGVGATLMGASRIEQVADNIAALDVVLSPEHRAALDAVSAPDTRFLYSLFTDAGRQHAVFGGSAVSAWK; this is encoded by the coding sequence ATGCCGCTCTCGAACTATCGCGCGTTGGGCCGCTCCGGGCTTGCTGTCAGCCCGCTTGCGCTGGGCACCATGACGTTCGGCGCCGCGCGATGGGGCTCCGGGCAGGACGAGTCGCGCAAGGTGTTCGATGCCTATGTGGATGGCGGCGGCAATTTCATCGATACGGCCGACGTGTATTCCGGTGGCGAGTGCGAAACCATGCTCGGCAACTTCGTTGCGGACCGCAACAATCGCGACGACCTGGTGATCGCGACCAAGGCCGGCTTTTCGACGTCGACCGGACCGCATCGCGGCGGCAACGGCGCCAAGCACGTGCATGCCGCAGTGGATGCGTCGCTGCGCCGGCTGCGGTTGGACCATGTCGACCTGTTCTGGCTGCATGTGTGGGATTCGGTCACGCCCGCGGAAGAACTGCTGGAAACCGTGACCGCCCTGGTGCGCTCGGGCAAGGCGCGGTACTGGGGCATCTCCAACGCGCCCGCGTGGTTCGTCGCCAAGCTGGCCGCCCTGGCTGCGGCCCACGGCGCGCCCCGCCCGATCGCCTTGCAGTATTTCTATTCGCTGGCCAATCGGGATATCGAAGAAGAATTCGTGCCGCTGGCCGCCGATGCCGGGATGGCCATCGTGCCGTGGAGCCCCTTGGCCTTTGGCTTCCTTGCCGGCAAGTACGACCGCGCCACGGTAGAAAGCGCCGCGCCGCGGGCCGCAGGTTTGCCTCGCGATGCCGCACAGGCCGGCCAAGCGCGGCCCGATGCCGACAAGCGGCTGGACGGCGCCAACCCGTTTGGCGACACGCTGTTTACCGAGCGCAATTGGCGCATTGCCGACGTGCTGCGCAACGTCGCCAGCGAAGCCGGCCACAGCATGGCCGCCGTGGCGCTGGCGTGGGTGGCCGGACGGCCCGGTGTGGGCGCCACCCTGATGGGGGCGAGCCGGATCGAGCAGGTGGCCGACAACATCGCGGCGCTGGACGTGGTGCTGTCACCGGAGCATCGCGCGGCGCTGGATGCCGTCAGCGCGCCTGATACTCGCTTTCTGTACAGCCTGTTCACCGATGCCGGGCGGCAGCATGCGGTGTTCGGCGGCAGCGCGGTGTCGGCCTGGAAGTAA
- a CDS encoding amino acid racemase, which produces MLPPTDPAANTFLGIIGGLGSLAGADLFLKLVKSQPVLADQGRYHFLFEQHPFKDVAVPLTAHASMTSRKFYVFQVCQSFQARQVDAVLLPCFATHTFRDELQAELGIGLVDMMAGLREHVDRSPLQPTCLGVLTSDYVRQSKLFERYFGDRYTLVYPAAAAQEHLMDAVYGAQGIKAGHLEGPALEYVESASLDVMGQGAEMVLPGMTELSLVSPSLQQRGVPCVDVNAVYADYATRSRTAAAPAPFKLGIVGGIGPAATVDFMGKVVKHTPAGRDQDHIKMVVEQNPQIPDRTAHLLHQDADPSVALYATCKRLESEGAHAIAIPCNTAHAFVERIEPHLTIPIINMLTETVAYIRRVHGAESPVGLLATAGTVASRVYHEAADAVGLQLIVPDPAHQDLVTSAIYGEQGVKAGWTEGVCVDQLMTAAEHLVRRGARVVILGCTELPLIAAHAPAVALAGTTVAFVDPTTILAIRCVALAKPAMQPASA; this is translated from the coding sequence ATGCTCCCACCCACCGACCCCGCCGCCAACACCTTCCTGGGCATCATCGGCGGGCTGGGGTCGTTGGCGGGCGCGGACCTGTTCCTCAAACTGGTCAAGAGCCAGCCAGTGCTGGCGGACCAGGGCAGGTACCACTTTCTGTTTGAACAGCATCCGTTCAAGGATGTGGCGGTGCCGCTCACGGCCCACGCGAGCATGACGTCGCGCAAGTTCTATGTGTTCCAGGTCTGCCAGTCCTTCCAGGCCCGCCAGGTGGACGCGGTGCTGCTGCCGTGCTTTGCGACGCACACCTTCCGTGACGAGCTCCAGGCGGAACTCGGCATCGGCCTGGTCGACATGATGGCGGGCCTGCGCGAACACGTGGACCGCAGTCCGCTGCAGCCCACCTGCCTGGGCGTGCTGACGTCGGACTACGTGCGCCAGAGCAAACTGTTCGAACGCTACTTCGGTGACCGCTACACGTTGGTGTACCCGGCCGCCGCTGCGCAGGAACACCTGATGGACGCGGTCTATGGCGCGCAGGGCATCAAGGCGGGGCACCTGGAGGGGCCGGCGCTGGAATATGTGGAAAGCGCAAGCCTGGACGTGATGGGGCAGGGCGCCGAAATGGTGTTGCCGGGCATGACGGAACTGTCCTTGGTCAGCCCGTCTTTGCAGCAGCGCGGGGTGCCGTGTGTCGACGTCAACGCGGTGTATGCCGACTATGCCACCCGGTCACGCACGGCGGCCGCGCCGGCGCCGTTCAAGCTGGGCATCGTGGGCGGCATCGGGCCGGCCGCGACCGTGGACTTCATGGGGAAGGTGGTGAAGCACACGCCCGCGGGGCGCGATCAGGACCACATCAAGATGGTGGTCGAACAGAACCCGCAGATCCCCGATCGCACGGCGCACCTGCTGCATCAGGACGCCGACCCCAGCGTTGCGCTGTATGCGACCTGCAAGCGGCTGGAGAGCGAAGGTGCGCATGCCATTGCCATTCCATGCAACACGGCGCACGCGTTCGTTGAGCGGATCGAGCCGCATCTGACCATCCCGATCATCAACATGTTGACCGAGACCGTGGCCTACATCCGCCGCGTGCATGGCGCGGAGAGTCCGGTTGGCCTGCTGGCGACGGCGGGCACGGTGGCCAGCCGGGTGTATCACGAAGCCGCCGATGCGGTCGGCCTGCAGCTGATCGTGCCCGACCCCGCGCACCAGGACCTGGTGACGAGCGCCATCTATGGCGAGCAGGGCGTCAAAGCGGGGTGGACTGAAGGGGTGTGCGTCGACCAGCTGATGACGGCTGCCGAGCATCTGGTGCGCCGGGGCGCGCGGGTAGTGATCCTGGGGTGCACCGAACTGCCGCTGATCGCCGCGCATGCCCCGGCCGTGGCGCTGGCCGGGACCACGGTGGCCTTCGTGGACCCCACCACGATCCTGGCGATCCGATGCGTCGCGCTGGCCAAGCCGGCGATGCAGCCTGCATCCGCCTAG
- a CDS encoding Bug family tripartite tricarboxylate transporter substrate binding protein: MVMQRLMAAIAAVLFIVAPAAAQTDKVWPDKPINLVVGFTPGGPSDVLARLVGKKMGDALGQTVVVVSRPGAGGNIAAAAVAKSAPDGYTWLFGNNSILSTNAALYKTLPFDPDKDFDAVGLVAVQPSILVVNSNVPARSVQELVALIKAKPGELNYASSGAGAAAHLVGQWFKTSAGLTLEHVPYKGAQPALTDLIAGQVQMMFATSASALPYINQGRLRALAVTGPKRMDELPQVPTMVEAGMPQFVAESWHGIVVPAGTPPAIIQRMNQVMVSALNSPEVRAQFRELGVDAAPGTPEAFASFIRSETPKWTRLVQDSGAFVE; encoded by the coding sequence ATGGTCATGCAACGCCTGATGGCAGCGATCGCTGCCGTGCTGTTCATCGTCGCCCCCGCGGCGGCGCAGACGGACAAGGTCTGGCCCGACAAGCCGATCAATCTGGTGGTGGGGTTCACGCCCGGCGGGCCGAGTGATGTGCTGGCGCGGCTGGTGGGCAAGAAGATGGGCGATGCGCTGGGGCAGACGGTGGTGGTGGTGAGCCGGCCCGGTGCGGGCGGCAACATTGCGGCGGCGGCGGTGGCCAAGAGTGCGCCGGATGGCTACACCTGGCTGTTCGGCAACAACTCGATCCTGTCGACCAATGCGGCGCTGTACAAGACGCTGCCGTTCGATCCCGACAAGGATTTCGATGCGGTCGGGCTGGTGGCGGTGCAGCCGAGCATATTGGTTGTGAACAGCAACGTTCCGGCCCGGTCCGTCCAGGAGCTGGTCGCGCTGATCAAGGCGAAACCGGGCGAGCTCAATTACGCGTCGTCGGGCGCGGGCGCCGCGGCGCATCTGGTGGGGCAATGGTTCAAGACGTCGGCGGGGCTGACGCTGGAGCATGTGCCGTACAAGGGCGCGCAGCCGGCGTTGACGGATCTGATTGCCGGGCAGGTGCAGATGATGTTCGCCACGTCAGCGTCGGCACTGCCGTATATCAACCAGGGGCGGCTGCGGGCGTTGGCGGTGACGGGGCCCAAACGGATGGATGAGTTGCCGCAGGTGCCGACGATGGTGGAGGCGGGCATGCCGCAGTTCGTGGCGGAAAGCTGGCACGGGATCGTGGTGCCGGCGGGCACGCCGCCGGCGATCATCCAGCGGATGAATCAGGTGATGGTGAGCGCGCTCAATAGTCCGGAGGTGCGGGCGCAGTTTCGCGAGCTGGGGGTGGATGCCGCGCCGGGTACGCCGGAAGCGTTTGCGTCGTTCATCCGGTCCGAAACGCCCAAGTGGACGCGGCTGGTGCAGGATTCGGGCGCGTTCGTGGAATGA
- a CDS encoding methyl-accepting chemotaxis protein: protein MSAIPHPVLFEGPHPGKRRASSRLRTKLLALVAIAVIFLAGLETSAVVADRNQLIQAKRTEITSVVQNAWSVVDHFHQQELKGELSRDAAQRAAASVLNDMRYGGSNGHADYIFVRNAQGDNVAHGGNRSYVGTNAFRRTGDTRDPVAVMQEQFTAMRANGGQAIFNEQAIRPGATAHIDKLNAYKIFEPWKWSIGTGVFTDDLDALVRARIIRSIVTGIVLVLLMTAIGWLIARRVLAQIGGEPADVMGVMASAARGDLSRTLPAAPAGSLLSGFSTMSGAVRGMIAKVRDEAQAMKGDAESIADSVEQVSRASAAQSDATASMAAAVEELTVSVAHISHAAAETEKNSESVAQKCRDGEIQVTSAADSMRRIAGSVEDASDKMRGLEARAVQISTIASAIKDIAGQTNLLALNAAIEAARAGDQGRGFSVVADEVRKLAERTASATVEIEAMVANVQREASDSTRTMAQVLPMVAEGCDLTARVAAALAEIRLSADGSLERVREVANATREQSAASTSIAQQVESIAQMVEETTVAMSETSRSAQGMRDMADRLSTVVAAFKV from the coding sequence ATGAGTGCGATACCCCATCCGGTCCTGTTTGAAGGTCCCCATCCTGGCAAGCGCCGCGCCAGTTCCCGCTTGCGCACCAAGCTGCTGGCCCTGGTCGCCATTGCCGTCATCTTCCTGGCGGGTCTCGAGACGAGCGCGGTCGTTGCTGACCGCAACCAGTTGATCCAGGCCAAGCGCACCGAGATCACATCGGTCGTGCAGAACGCATGGAGCGTGGTCGACCATTTCCATCAACAGGAACTGAAAGGCGAACTGTCGCGTGACGCAGCCCAGCGCGCGGCGGCCAGCGTGCTCAACGACATGCGGTATGGCGGCAGCAACGGCCATGCCGACTACATTTTTGTGCGCAATGCGCAAGGCGATAACGTCGCGCATGGTGGCAACCGGTCGTACGTCGGCACCAATGCGTTTCGGCGCACGGGCGACACTCGCGATCCCGTGGCCGTGATGCAGGAGCAGTTCACGGCCATGCGGGCCAACGGCGGCCAGGCCATCTTCAATGAACAGGCCATCCGGCCGGGCGCCACCGCGCACATCGACAAGCTCAACGCCTACAAGATCTTCGAGCCCTGGAAATGGTCGATCGGAACGGGCGTATTCACGGACGACCTGGACGCCCTGGTGCGCGCGCGCATTATTCGCAGCATCGTCACCGGCATCGTTCTGGTGTTGCTGATGACGGCCATTGGCTGGCTGATCGCGCGGCGCGTGCTGGCCCAGATCGGCGGCGAACCGGCCGATGTGATGGGCGTGATGGCCAGTGCCGCGCGTGGCGACCTGTCGCGCACCTTGCCGGCCGCCCCGGCAGGCAGCCTGCTGTCAGGCTTCTCGACCATGTCGGGCGCCGTGCGCGGCATGATCGCCAAGGTCCGGGACGAAGCGCAGGCCATGAAGGGCGATGCCGAATCGATTGCCGATTCGGTTGAACAGGTGTCGCGTGCATCGGCCGCGCAAAGCGACGCCACCGCGTCCATGGCAGCCGCCGTCGAAGAGCTGACAGTGTCCGTCGCGCACATTTCGCATGCCGCCGCCGAAACCGAAAAGAACTCGGAAAGCGTGGCGCAGAAATGCCGCGACGGCGAAATCCAGGTGACCAGCGCGGCCGACAGCATGCGCCGCATTGCGGGCTCAGTCGAAGATGCGTCCGACAAGATGCGCGGACTGGAAGCCCGTGCGGTCCAGATCAGCACCATTGCGTCGGCCATCAAGGACATCGCCGGCCAGACCAATCTGCTGGCGCTGAATGCCGCAATCGAAGCCGCCCGGGCAGGCGATCAGGGCAGGGGCTTCAGCGTGGTTGCCGACGAAGTGCGCAAGCTGGCCGAGCGCACGGCCTCGGCAACCGTCGAGATCGAAGCCATGGTGGCCAATGTGCAGCGCGAAGCGTCGGACTCGACCCGCACCATGGCGCAGGTGCTGCCGATGGTGGCCGAAGGTTGCGACCTGACGGCGCGGGTGGCCGCGGCCCTGGCCGAGATCCGCCTGAGCGCGGACGGATCCCTGGAGCGGGTGCGGGAAGTGGCCAACGCCACCCGCGAACAATCGGCGGCCAGCACGTCGATCGCCCAGCAGGTGGAAAGCATTGCGCAGATGGTGGAAGAGACCACCGTGGCCATGAGCGAGACGTCACGGTCGGCGCAGGGCATGCGCGACATGGCCGATCGGCTCAGCACCGTGGTGGCCGCGTTCAAGGTGTAG
- a CDS encoding amidohydrolase family protein, which yields MSNQAPSSDPTRQGAPLCAAPDPSPRPPAFAVPAGSCDCHAHICGPGDRHAYSPDRIYTPPDALLPTYRSMLSVLGMTRAVLVQPSVYGSDNAVLMAALQEGGEAFRGVAVIDDAMEADALQAMHAAGVRGVRVNIVDRKTGKGELPMDDVRALADRIAPLGWHLELLMHVDAFPDLATSLGNLPVQLVFGHLGYMAPGAKVETPAFQGLLDLMSRGRAWVKLTGPYRISAGAMPHADIQPLADDLLKAAPDRVVWGSDWPHVMVKRDMPNDGDLLDLLHAWAPDAALRRRVLVDNPARLYDFPPLP from the coding sequence ATGTCAAACCAAGCGCCCTCTTCCGACCCGACCCGACAAGGTGCGCCCCTGTGCGCGGCGCCCGATCCCTCTCCACGGCCACCCGCCTTCGCCGTTCCCGCCGGCAGCTGTGACTGCCACGCCCATATCTGCGGGCCGGGCGACCGCCATGCCTATTCCCCCGACCGCATCTACACCCCGCCCGATGCGCTGCTGCCCACCTACCGGTCGATGCTCAGTGTGCTGGGCATGACGCGCGCGGTGCTGGTGCAGCCGAGCGTGTACGGCAGTGACAACGCGGTGCTGATGGCGGCGTTGCAGGAAGGGGGCGAGGCGTTTCGCGGCGTGGCGGTGATCGATGACGCGATGGAGGCGGACGCGCTGCAGGCCATGCATGCGGCTGGCGTGCGCGGCGTGCGCGTCAACATCGTGGACCGCAAGACCGGCAAGGGTGAACTGCCGATGGATGACGTGCGCGCCCTGGCCGACCGCATCGCGCCGCTGGGCTGGCATCTGGAACTGCTGATGCATGTCGATGCTTTTCCGGATCTGGCGACCTCGCTGGGCAACCTGCCGGTGCAGCTGGTGTTCGGCCACCTGGGCTATATGGCGCCCGGTGCGAAGGTGGAGACGCCTGCGTTCCAAGGCTTGCTGGACCTGATGTCGCGAGGCCGCGCGTGGGTGAAGCTGACCGGGCCCTACCGCATTTCGGCCGGCGCGATGCCGCATGCCGATATCCAGCCGCTGGCCGATGACCTGCTCAAGGCGGCGCCCGACCGGGTTGTGTGGGGCAGCGATTGGCCGCACGTGATGGTCAAGCGCGACATGCCCAATGACGGCGATCTGCTGGACCTGTTGCACGCCTGGGCGCCCGATGCGGCCCTGCGGCGGCGGGTGCTGGTCGACAACCCCGCCAGGCTTTATGACTTTCCGCCGCTGCCCTGA